The nucleotide sequence GCTGTTGATCGTCGTTGGGCAAGAAGTAGTTGGTGGTAAATTTATCGCTGTGATAAGTGCGGCCTTGACTGCGACGATATTCGAGGATACTGGCCGAGACCGAAGCAGTCGAGCTTTCTCTAAAGTCGGAGAAATTAGCGCTTCGTCAATTTTGGATATGTAATTCGAAGGGGCAACCAACGCATCTGTCCCAAGAGTGGAGTCGGCAtcgtcttcaacttcattgTCCTACAAAAACAGATGAGTTCATGACTAAACCTCGATGAGGTATTTTATCCACGTACGTGCTCGTCGTTGGCGACAATAAAATCTGTCTGTTGTGGCGGTGAGACTGCAGcgggtgatgatggtgtttctgCCGGATTTGGCGATTGCGCTGTTTGATCTGCCATGGTGACTGGAAcaatttaaagttaagtgTCTATGTTAATTACTCGACGCCATTGAACTTGAggtggatgaggatgaggggcGATCTGAGATCAGCATGGGTCTGTAACACGTGATGTACAAGGGAATGCGACAAGATGTTAcaaatttagtattattgTGGATACTACTGTAATCCCGTCTACCTGATGAATCAATATTGTCATTATcggtcatcttcatcctcggcaATCCAATAGGCCTCCACTTCAGCGATACAAGTCCTCGCTCCAGGCGTAACAGCAATAGGAAACCCGCCATAATCGGGATCGTCATTAGGCATCATCATGAATTCGCCGTGCCTCGTCTCATCCCCATTTAAAATTCTCAGTGTCTGTAGGTTTCcgttctcatcaacctccttctcctcgccCCAAAGGATCCCACCAAAGGTTGCATCCATATGAGCTGCTTTGAAACGGGCGTGGAAGCCCCGGCCGACAAGGAGAAATTTGGAATTACCCAAGTGAATAATCATTCCAGCGCCGGAGCTAGGCTTGCCAAAGACGAAGCAACGCTCAACGATGACCTTGATATCACCGAATGTGCGAGTCCATTGTTCCGGCTTCTTCTCGCTTGGCTCTTCGTCAAAATAGAAGCCAAAGCGATCTTCGGGTGCAGCATTGAGAAGATATTGCTTGGTctggtcgagaagcttgaactCGCGGCCAATGATGTCAGAGCCAGTATCGATACCAAACGGGCTAGCTCCAAGAGCGCCGTAAGTCGCGTAGGATAACCAGACGCGTCGCGCTCCATGTTCATCGCGCCTCTGTTCCGGGATGAAGAGAGTGTTTCCTTGTTCTGTATAGTTGCGACAGACAGTTTCGTAGTCGTGAAAGTAAAGATCCGGTGCTAGGAAGTCCAGCGAGGGCGTGTTAAATCGCCAGATATCCAAAACATGAGGGCAAGGACCTCCAGATGGGTAAATCCCAGGTTTGTCACCGCCTCCAACCACAACTGGCGCGCCTCCACCAAAGTCCAGCTCTGACTGTCCTTCAATATTGAGCCATGTATTTGTGTACAGAGGGATAGGATACTCGGCCTTTCCTGCTGCGGCGACGCGTCCCACGTAAGAGGAGATTAAATGCGCCATAAAGGCCTCATCGGCTGCTGCCCCGGGTCCGAAAAGGGACTCCCAGGACT is from Fusarium musae strain F31 chromosome 4, whole genome shotgun sequence and encodes:
- a CDS encoding hypothetical protein (EggNog:ENOG41~CAZy:GH35); the encoded protein is MTATQIPTTPAQNVYPHLRRSVKGSDQLIVKGKPFLMLPGELHNSSLSSAKFMSEVWPTMKSDHINTLLGSVTWEMIEPKEGHFNFSELDLVLQGAREHDMHLVLLWFGTYKNGLSTYAPGWVKRDSKRFPRVQVLEAGGVKRTLEMITPLCEAACEADSRAFAALLRHLAEVDSQYQTVLMVQVQNETGVLGDSRDRSHRANKAFAEPIPSELLQYLSRVDTHSRFKKRISSVPSSGTQSWESLFGPGAAADEAFMAHLISSYVGRVAAAGKAEYPIPLYTNTWLNIEGQSELDFGGGAPVVVGGGDKPGIYPSGGPCPHVLDIWRFNTPSLDFLAPDLYFHDYETVCRNYTEQGNTLFIPEQRRDEHGARRVWLSYATYGALGASPFGIDTGSDIIGREFKLLDQTKQYLLNAAPEDRFGFYFDEEPSEKKPEQWTRTFGDIKVIVERCFVFGKPSSGAGMIIHLGNSKFLLVGRGFHARFKAAHMDATFGGILWGEEKEVDENGNLQTLRILNGDETRHGEFMMMPNDDPDYGGFPIAVTPGARTCIAEVEAYWIAEDEDDR